A stretch of Coccidioides posadasii str. Silveira chromosome 2, complete sequence DNA encodes these proteins:
- the MIR1 gene encoding mitochondrial phosphate carrier protein (EggNog:ENOG410PFA1~COG:C~BUSCO:10650at33183), giving the protein MAATGSPKLDNVVPIAPPAPQMSGLQLYSRFAFAGAVCCSVTHGALTPVDVVKTRIQLDPVTYNRGMIAGFRQVVQNEGAAALMTGFGPTAAGYFLQGALKFGGYEFFKKQSIDLLGYETARDNRTAVYLASSALAEFFADIALCPLEATRIRLVSEPTFASGLLGGFSKILKNEGVGAFYSGFGPILFKQVPYTMAKFVVFEKVSEAIYGQLGKDTLSDGAKTGVNLTSGLIAGLAAAIVSQPADTMLSKINKTKGLPGESTVSRLIKIGGELGLKGSFSGLGARLFLVGAITAGQFAIYGDIKRVLNATGGVELAK; this is encoded by the exons ATGGCTGCTACCGGATCCCCCAAGTTGGACAATGTCGTCCCCATCGCTCCCCCGGCTCCCCAGATGAGCGGACTCCAGCTCTACTCCAGATTCGCCTTCGCTGGTGCCGTCTGCTGTTCGGTTACTCATGGTGCCCTCACTCCTGTTGATGT TGTCAAGACAAGAATCCAACTCGACCCAGTCACCTACAACAGAGGCATGATTGCTGGATTCAGACAGGTCGTCCAGAATGAGGGTGCTGCTGCCCTCATGACTGGCTTCGGTCCTACTGCCGCCGGTTACTTCTTACAGGGTGCACTCAAGTTCGGCGGATACGAATTCTTCAAGAAGCAATCTATCGATCTCCTTGGCTACGAGACGGCTCGCGACAACCGCACTGCCGTCTACCTTGCCTCTTCTGCCCTCGCTGAGTTCTTCGCCGATATTGCCCTCTGCCCCCTTGAAGCCACCCGTATCCGTCTCGTCTCTGAGCCAACCTTTGCCTCTGGTCTCCTCGGCGGTTTCAgcaagatcttgaagaacGAGGGTGTTGGCGCTTTCTACTCGGGTTTCGGTCCTATCCTCTTCAAACA GGTTCCATACACCATGGCCAAGTTCGTCGTCTTCGAGAAGGTCTCTGAAGCTATCTACGGTCAATTGGGCAAGGACACTCTCTCCGACGGTGCCAAGACTGGTGTTAACCTCACCTCCGGTTTGATCGCCGGTCTCGCTGCCGCCATTGTTTCCCAGCCTGCCGACACTATGCTCAGCAAGATCAACAAGACCAAGGGATTGCCAGGAGAGAGCACCGTCTCCCGCCTTATCAAAATTGGCGGTGAACTTGGCCTCAAGGGTTCTTTCAGCGGTCTTGGTGCTCGTCTCTTCCTTGTTGGCGCTATCACTGCTGGTCAATTCGCTATCTACG GTGATATTAAGAGAGTCCTCAATGCCACTGGAGGTGTCGAGTTGGCTAAATAA
- a CDS encoding uncharacterized protein (SECRETED:SignalP(1-16)~EggNog:ENOG410PX85~BUSCO:14267at33183): protein MKIATLLLAAASAVLAAPAAAPAPAPESELAARQTNVIYPHATFRYWINTGEVKEDPQDQLLVVKDGNRNNESSTIVTFRVGEEYEGRTCKLLFDLWDRDWSTGTQQMDVFSVIDPPGQFTILSIPSVRPASSRDKHKGRILAPKPGSATWLQAYDGYPEFPCPVGKLMGIEFVGVGDRVEVRWDIGVTGPRLQPL, encoded by the coding sequence ATGAAGATCGCGACCCTCCTTTTGGCAGCGGCTTCCGCTGTCCTGGCCGCCCCGGCAGCTGCCCCAGCTCCTGCCCCAGAAAGCGAGCTTGCAGCCCGACAGACCAACGTCATCTACCCACACGCCACTTTCCGTTACTGGATCAACACCGGCGAGGTGAAAGAAGACCCTCAGGACCAGCTGCTCGTGGTCAAGGACGGCAATCGAAACAACGAGTCAAGCACGATCGTCACGTTCCGCGTCGGCGAAGAGTATGAGGGCCGCACCTGCAAGCTTCTCTTTGACCTTTGGGACCGCGACTGGTCAACCGGAACTCAACAGATGGATGTCTTTTCCGTCATCGACCCTCCCGGGCAATTCACCATTTTGAGCATCCCGAGCGTTCGTCCCGCATCCAGCCGAGATAAGCACAAGGGACGCATCTTGGCTCCCAAGCCCGGCAGTGCGACGTGGCTTCAGGCCTACGACGGATACCCCGAGTTCCCTTGCCCTGTAGGGAAGCTGATGGGTATTGAATTTGTTGGTGTGGGCGACCGTGTGGAAGTCCGTTGGGACATTGGTGTGACGGGACCACGCCTCCAGCCATTGTAA
- a CDS encoding uncharacterized protein (EggNog:ENOG410PQXD~TransMembrane:1 (i495-513o)) — protein sequence MERLTKESLDGSIHSPDLDRSYFFSGETNEDGLIYPPSSEEGPGGIPPKDDYNEGLVSDNGGRRSHRSSISSIPGSVVVHPRTDMHHHGENDLLPGSLAGGASGLNKKNKPHPFITHVRDRESPFRHPSSVRAMQMGDEDSELDALSPSSMTLKARKQRGPFRGQSPCISEMSMPMRSETASPSSSAKKYYRSPHTRSPQMIVQEEVRKDYPLVLLHCNLLAPSLSLPPRLGTPSPELLREVLPDVYWRRWKLLEDKVVGSGVLRDRGVLISHPQEAYDVLEERLLESLELIRPRLAYGHFFGSEDGKGSSGDNDSDEESECVIDAGEGAKCRDCGHTVLKNPEGGERKWEVRIYAANGLMRAGAWAAAWKDMEKVDVEVGLWLPVDIRRDLERRMLEEEAFRMEAELRSIEEEKRRKEVYGDAGCPSQEEIDGYMDSLDAGIPGEDHQQQSSAHAPYPIQSDSNGVGFLIKKFQNMEFHALVTHYKRVLFRDPVVTLIAGVLLVLAVTYGPSRAPSIAPASSAPSFSPNNVVTVTATHTPAAYTTTVFTSSPAKSKWPHSPVIPAATVAVNCSIPTGTLIAAEPSSEPKSVLDMRPMSQGTNGQEGDEPSPNAESCSDDKLDSLSSAPKMEEPA from the coding sequence ATGGAGCGTTTGACGAAGGAGAGTCTCGACGGTTCCATCCACTCCCCTGATCTCGATCGCAGTTATTTCTTCTCTGGTGAGACGAATGAGGATGGTTTGATTTACCCGCCCTCGTCGGAAGAAGGGCCTGGAGGCATCCCACCGAAAGATGACTATAACGAAGGACTTGTGAGCGACAATGGTGGAAGGAGGTCGCATCGATCGTCTATATCTTCGATCCCGGGATCGGTGGTGGTGCATCCGCGCACAGACATGCACCATCATGGTGAAAATGATCTTCTTCCCGGTTCTCTAGCCGGAGGCGCATCCGGcttgaacaagaagaacaaaccGCATCCTTTTATCACGCACGTTCGAGACCGAGAATCACCCTTTCGACACCCGAGCTCCGTACGTGCAATGCAGATGGGTGACGAGGATTCCGAGCTAGATGCGCTGTCCCCTTCTTCAATGACGTTGAAGGCGCGCAAGCAACGTGGACCTTTTCGCGGCCAGTCACCTTGTATTTCAGAGATGTCGATGCCAATGCGATCGGAAACAGCGTCGCCTTCGTCGTCGGCGAAGAAATACTACCGCTCGCCGCATACTAGGTCGCCGCAGATGATCGTTCAGGAAGAAGTGAGAAAGGACTACCCTTTGGTACTGTTACATTGTAACTTACTGGCCCCATCTTTGTCGCTGCCGCCCCGGCTAGGAACTCCCAGCCCAGAACTGTTGAGGGAGGTTCTCCCGGACGTATATTGGCGAAGGTGGAAACTTCTTGAGGATAAAGTTGTGGGCTCAGGAGTATTAAGGGATCGTGGGGTGCTTATATCCCACCCACAGGAGGCCTACGACGTTCTCGAGGAAAGACTACTGGAGAGCCTGGAGCTGATCCGGCCAAGACTGGCATACGGCCATTTCTTCGGCTCCGAGGACGGCAAGGGCAGCAGTGGCGACAATGATAGCGATGAGGAGTCGGAATGTGTTATTGATGCCGGAGAAGGCGCCAAATGCCGTGATTGCGGCCACACTGTCCTCAAGAATCCAGAAGGCGGGGAGAGGAAATGGGAAGTTAGAATTTATGCCGCTAATGGATTAATGAGGGCGGGCGCATGGGCAGCGGCCTGGAAGGATATGGAGAAAGTTGACGTGGAGGTTGGATTGTGGTTGCCAGTGGATATCAGGCGAGACCTTGAGCGAAGGATgcttgaagaagaagcttTTCGAATGGAAGCTGAACTGCGTTCTAtcgaggaggagaagagacGAAAGGAGGTTTACGGTGACGCCGGGTGTCCATCCCAAGAAGAGATCGATGGATACATGGATTCTCTCGACGCTGGAATCCCTGGGGAGGATCACCAGCAGCAATCATCCGCCCACGCGCCATATCCCATTCAATCGGATTCAAACGGTGTGGGATTCTTAATCAAAAAGTTCCAAAATATGGAGTTCCACGCTCTTGTCACTCATTACAAGCGGGTATTGTTCCGCGATCCTGTCGTGACGCTCATCGCAGGAGTTCTCCTTGTCCTCGCCGTCACATACGGACCATCCCGGGCTCCAAGCATAGCGCCTGCGAGCAGTGCTCCGTCTTTCTCTCCTAACAATGTAGTGACGGTGACTGCAACACACACACCTGCGGCCTACACTACGACTGTATTTACGTCATCACCAGCGAAGAGCAAGTGGCCACACAGCCCCGTTATCCCAGCCGCAACAGTTGCAGTCAATTGCTCGATACCCACAGGTACTCTTATCGCAGCTGAACCATCGTCGGAACCAAAATCGGTCCTCGACATGAGACCTATGTCGCAGGGAACTAACGGTCAAGAAGGAGATGAGCCATCTCCCAACGCCGAGTCATGCAGCGATGATAAGTTGGATTCGCTCTCCTCTGCTCCTAAAATGGAAGAGCCGGCTTAG
- a CDS encoding uncharacterized protein (EggNog:ENOG410PHAZ~COG:K): MPSSRSQTPPVETDSEDRPGKAATSADAAVTSEQSSNTKHSLLAAAAKEHYQRCYKALKSLETYWEGTKYILNVLDQKSKGIWDPQLYTEEEMDHAIEFPPLGNGFASRAWQRMSTSKDNMAAATKDDKQHDIKPDNQPANNDGAAGVAPSPKTNATQAIGWALTGATGSSQPNLSFLYQMPATQPNEATMYSLSHYGGQYQPVEVQASPGASALSSFPHAKAPYEAGNTLQLPSQLRQNPLPNTSEYSRIGPGTISPSNPSFPLSNSDFSSQSPHGSQGSFQSALLNTTPTPYSYNANTTMRANHRRLTSNPFGDYTNIDATVPSMTIESQDIDMNTLQDPDTFPFPLDGEFMPWLEYLPEDILQYFGDQGYRPLVSPTEPPDQQPHGV, encoded by the exons ATGCCTTCGTCTCGCTCGCAAACCCCTCCGGTAGAGACAGACTCGGAAGATAGACCTGGGAAGGCGGCAACATCAGCGGACGCAGCAGTCACGTCAGAACAAAGTTCCAACACAAAACATAGTCTGCTAGCAGCTGCTGCGAAGGAGCACTATCAACGCTGCTACAAAGCGCTTAAGTCCTTGGAAACGTACTGGGAAGGCACTAAATATATTCTTAATGTCTTAGACCAAAAGTCAAAGGGTATATGGGATCCCCAGCTCTATACCGAGGAAGAAATGGACCACGCCATTGAATTTCCTCCTCTAGGAAACGGGTTTGCATCCCGAGCATGGCAGAGGATGTCGACAAGCAAAGACAACATGGCAGCAGCAACGAAGGATGATAAGCAGCATGACATCAAACCTGATAATCAACCTGCCAATAATGATGGTGCGGCAGGCGTAGCCCCATCTCCCAAGACTAACGCAACCCAAG CTATCGGCTGGGCTCTTACCGGTGCTACTGGTTCCTCACAACCGAATCTCAGCTTTCTTTATCAGATGCCAGCAACACAACCGAACGAGGCAACGATGTATTCTTTGTCACATTACGGCGGCCAGTATCAGCCCGTGGAAGTTCAAGCAAGCCCTGGAGCTTCCGCCCTCAGTTCATTTCCGCACGCAAAGGCACCATACGAGGCGGGAAATACACTACAGCTACCCTCTCAATTACGCCAAAATCCACTGCCAAACACTTCAGAGTATTCGCGTATAGGCCCTGGGACCATATCTCCGTCCAAcccttcttttcctctttctAATTCCGATTTCTCAAGCCAGAGCCCCCATGGCTCTCAAGGCTCCTTTCAAAGTGCATTACTAAATACCACCCCGACACCTTATTCATACAACGCAAATACGACAATGAGGGCTAATCATCGCCGGTTAACGAGTAACCCCTTTGGCGATTATACCAATATCGACGCTACTGTCCCAAGCATGACAATTGAAAGTCAAGACATAGATATGAATACGCTCCAAGACCCTGATACCTTCCCATTCCCGCTGGATGGGGAGTTTATGCCTTGGTTGGAATATTTACCGGAGGATATTTTGCAGTACTTTGGAGATCAAGGATATCGTCCGCTGGTATCTCCGACTGAACCACCCGACCAGCAACCGCATGGAGTTTAA
- a CDS encoding uncharacterized protein (EggNog:ENOG410PHAZ~COG:K~BUSCO:1352at33183), giving the protein MPVPDPSRAPHDARKAKEDPSHQEHGEHQPESSNSPGSSESPGCRIATLESLIAENLHLKDHSALISNRRTHVPYFRYFGPTAIVPGFKQMVVRVRETKKSNPSLSTDSASSSRSSNAPKAEAVSSTRGAASASNSIHFYDPEDNLPNSEVVTHLCEVFFTHLGCNFPFLQRNRFLQDLAEKRLEPVLVDAVCALAARFSLHPLVTTGSATETNHPHHGDVFAHRAMCAVVDALSCPTVAGVQACLMLAYEQFGSNHDSGLWMYLGISIRMAQDLGMQKLEGMKYRYGRVGLTPKSVKSGQAGRIDERQTDYDSAASDSKEDGNKKDLDLGRVRERERVDTFWSLFLVDRVISSGTGRPVTLRDDDIEIFFPLQSESLLPNGWPAPFPALIRIIHLYGRVTDLLNAIKEVNHVTPETLKQLAGMESDLTGWSVWH; this is encoded by the exons ATGCCAGTCCCAGATCCCAGTCGGGCTCCCCACGATGCACGCAAAGCCAAAGAGGATCCTAGCCATCAAGAGCACGGTGAGCACCAGCCAGAATCTAGCAATAGCCCTGGCAGCAGTGAGTCTCCTGGTTGCCGCATTGCTACCTTAGAGAGCTTGATTGCTGAGAATCTACACCTAAAAGACCATTCTGCCTTGATTTCCAATCGTCGCACCCATGTTCCCTACTTCCGATATTTCGGACCCACGGCAATCGTGCCGGGGTTCAAGCAAATG GTGGTGCGTGTGCGGGAAACGAAGAAAAGCAATCCGTCCCTATCAACTG ACTCTGCATCGTCTTCGCGAAGTTCAAATGCTCCGAAAGCTGAGGCCGTTTCATCTACGCGTGGTGCCGCCTCCGCTTCGAATAGTATTCATTTCTATGACCCAGAGGATAATCTACCAAATAGCGAGGTGGTTACACATCTATGCGAAGTTTTCTTCACTCATCTAGGTTGCAATTTTCCGTTCCTGCAACGGAACAGGTTCCTGCAAGATTTGGCAGAGAAGCGACTTGAACCAGTCCTTGTGGATGCGGTCTGCGCACTCGCAGCACGATTTTCTTTGCACCCGCTTGTAACCACGGGATCAGCCACTGAAACAAACCATCCTCATCATGGCGATGTTTTCGCCCATCGTGCCATGTGTGCCGTGGTTGACGCTTTGTCCTGCCCGACCGTGGCAGGAGTGCAAGCATGTCTTATGCTTGCGTATGAGCAATTTGGATCCAACCATGACAGTGGTCTCTGGATGTACTTGGGAATATCCATTAGGATGGCACAGGATCTGGGAATGCAGAAACTGGAAGGCATGAAGTATAGATATGGTCGAGTCGGTTTGACTCCGAAAAGCGTCAAATCTGGACAAGCCGGTCGGATTGACGAACGGCAGACTGATTATGACAGCGCAGCGAGTGACTCGAAAGAAGATGGCAATAAGAAAGATTTAGATCTCGGACGAGTAAGGGAACGCGAGAGAGTAGACACGTTCTGGAGCCTCTTTCTGGTGGACAGGGTCATCTCATCAGGCACGGGCCGACCCGTTACCCTTCGTGACGATGATATCGAAATTTTCTTTCCATTGCAGTCCGAGTCCTTGTTGCCAAACGGTTGGCCAGCTCCTTTCCCTGCATTGATTAGAATCATACATCTATATGGCAGAGTGACCGATCTGCTGAATGCCATCAAGGAAGTTAACCACGTTACTCCTGAGACCCTAAAGCAACTAGCCGGCATGGAGAGCGATTTAACCGGTTGGTCAGTCTGGCATTGA
- a CDS encoding uncharacterized protein (EggNog:ENOG410PHFQ~COG:E~BUSCO:7788at33183), giving the protein MAFDDKYETFALGDWSLQSGETIPNAHIAFKTFGHPSSPAIVFPTWYSALISHNFWLIGDDKHLNPNKYFIIIPALFGNGQSSSPSNTHIRPFPRVSFYDNVRAQYELVTKHFKLQHIRAVIGWSMGAGQSFQWAAQYPDFVDLIVPFCGSAKTSLHNKIFLEGIKSALLSAKRFKSSLSEAGGVAVDGGPYRQWTPDEREAGLKAFARVYAGWGFSQAFYRERLYEKDLGYKSLEDFMVNFWEGHFAPKDPDDLLAMLQTWQDGDISQQSPYNGNFELALKGIKAKALVLPGKTDLYFPPEDSEYEVANMLPGIGKLDVFPSIWGHWAGGPGDSKDDVKWLNDKMAKFFSEVPIGGT; this is encoded by the exons ATGGCGTTTGACGACAAGTACGAAACTTTCGCCTTGGGAGACTGGTCCTTGCAAAGCGGGGAAACTATCCCGAACGCTCACATTGCGTTCAAGACCTTTGGACACCCAAGCTCTCCAGCTATTGTCTTTCCAACTTGGTACTCAGCAC TGATATCTCATAATTTCTGGCTGATCGGAGACGACAAACATCTTAATCCAAACAAGTatttcatcatcatcccGGCACTGTTTGGCAATGGCCAGTCGTCTTCTCCTTCAAATACCCATATCAGACCATTTCCACGCGTCTCCTTTTATGACAATGTCAGAGCGCAGTATGAGCTTGTCACAAAGCACTTTAAGCTCCAGCATATTCGCGCTGTCATAGGCTGGTCAATGGGTGCCGGCCAGTCATTCCAGTGGGCCGCTCAATATCCCGATTTTGTGGACTTGATTGTTCCTTTTTGTGGCTCTGCGAAGACTTCTTTGCACAATAAAATCTTCCTTGAAGGGATTAAAAGCGCCCTGCTTTCCGCAAAGAGATTCAAGTCTTCGCTGTCCGAAGCAGGAGGAGTCGCGGTGGATGGAGGACCATACCGTCAGTGGACACCGGATGAGCGGGAAGCAGGGTTAAAGGCCTTCGCTAGAGTATATGCTGGATG GGGCTTCAGCCAAGCGTTCTATCGCGAAAGACTCTATGAGAAGGATTTAGGATATAAAAGTCTCGAAGACTTCATGGTAAACTTCTGGGAAGGCCACTTTGCGCCCAAAG ACCCCGATGATCTCCTGGCTATGCTTCAGACATGGCAAGACGGGGATATCTCCCAGCAATCTCCATACAATGGGAATTTTGAGCTGGCCCTCAAGGGAATCAAAGCCAAAGCCTTGGTCTTACCGGGAAAGACCGACTTATATTTCCC GCCAGAAGATTCAGAGtatgaagttgcaaacatgCTTCCAGGCATTGGTAAACTGGATGTCTTCCCGTCCATTTGGGGCC ACTGGGCAGGAGGTCCTGGAGATAGTAAGGATGATGTTAAATGGCTGAACGATAAAATGGCCAAATTCTTCAGTGAAGTTCCTATTGGCGGAACCTAG
- the PAP1_1 gene encoding polynucleotide adenylyltransferase (BUSCO:135652at4751~EggNog:ENOG410PIVC~COG:A~BUSCO:3502at33183) codes for MATSQVKQWGTTPPISTALPTPSELAENDNLIAELKRQNNFEAPSETEKRNQMLHLIQRVTVEFVKTVGRRKGLSQAAIDVSGGKIFPYGSYRLGVYGPGSDIDTLVVGPKHVAIEDFFLDFPPTLERLAPKDSIEKLTPVPDAYVPIIKLELSGISIDLIFARLIVHSIPPDLDLRNKELLRGLDEREIRCVNGTRVTDEILELVPEKKTFRLALRAIKLWAQSRAIYSNVVGFPGGVAWAMLVARVCQLYPQATGSVIVGKFFRIMNYWNWPQPVLLKPIEDGPLHMKVWNPKIYHGDRFHLMPIITPAYPSMCATHNVSLSTKAVILRELKRGGDIVEKIFLGQLRWSDLFAKHTFFSKDYKYYLNITASSTSKEAQSVWSGLVEAKLRHLVIALDKKASIEVAHPFPKGFERVHSCKDEKEIEVAKSGLTRFQVKGTKTATTDETNDPAHVAALESANGSINMPGLGQTEESNNHTLHTTTYYIGLELKPLVPGI; via the exons ATGGCCACTTCGCAGGTTAAGCAATGGGGAACCACTCCACCAATTTCGACAGCACTACCAACGCCATCCGAACTTGCAGAAAACGACAATTTAATCGCGGAGTTAAAACGCCAGAACAACTTCGAGGCTCCGTCGGAGACTGAGAAAAG AAACCAAATGCTTCACCTTATCCAACGCGTTACGGTCGAGTTCGTTAAAACTGTCGGGCGGAGAAAGGGGCTATCGCAAGCTGCAATTGATGTTTCTGGCGGGAAAATATTCCCATATGGAAGCTATAGGCTGGGTGTCTACGGGCCAG GATCTGATATCGATACGCTGGTGGTCGGCCCAAAACATGTCGCAATAGAAGACTTCTTTCTGGACTTCCCCCCAACACTAGAGCGGCTGGCTCCCAAAGACTCCATAGAAAAATTAACACCAGTCCCGGATGCGTATGTCCCGATTATCAAACTTGAGCTTTCCGGCATCAGCATCGACCTGATATTTGCGCGCTTAATCGTCCATTCCATCCCCCCGGATCTTGATTTACGAAACAAGGAGCTTTTGCGTGGTTTAGATGAGCGAGAAATACGTTGCGTTAACGGAACGCGTGTGACGGACGAAATCCTAGAACTAGTCCCGGAGAAAAAGACATTTCGACTTGCTCTGAGAGCTATAAAACTTTGGGCGCAAA GCCGGGCTATCTATTCGAACGTTGTTGGATTCCCAGGTGGTGTTGCATGGGCCATGTTAGTTGCACGAGTATGTCAACTTTACCCCCAGGCCACCGGCTCCGTGATCGTTGGGAAATTCTTCCGCATCATGAATTATTGGAATTGGCCACAGCCTGTGTTACTGAAGCCCATCGAAGATGGCCCGCTTCATATGAAAGTCTGGAACCCAAAG ATCTATCATGGGGACCGGTTCCATCTTATGCCCATAATTACTCCCGCCTATCCATCTATGTGTGCAACACATAATGTCTCTCTATCAACCAAGGCTGTCATCCTTCGAGAGCTGAAGCGTGGTGGTGATATCGTTGAGAAAATCTTTCTAGGACAGCTTAGGTGGAGTGACCTCTTTGCCAAACATACGTTCTTCTCCAAAGATTACAAATATTATCTCAACATAACTGCATCTAGCACAAGCAAAGAAGCCCAGTCGGTCTGGTCTGGCTTAGTGGAAGCGAAACTTCGACATTTGGTTATTGCTTTGGATAAAAAGGCGTCCATCGAGGTGGCCCATCCGTTTCCCAAAGGGTTTGAACGGGTACATAGCTGCAAAGACGAGAAAGAGATTGAGGTGGCGAAGAGTGGCTTAACGCGGTTTCAGGTCAAAGGAACGAAAACAGCAACTACTGACGAAACAAATGACCCAGCACATGTAGCAGCTCTTGAAAGTGCAAACGGGTCTATAAATATGCCCGGATTGGGGCAAACCGAAGAATCTAATAATCACACTCTCCACACCACCACATATTACATCGGACTCGAACTAAAACCGCTCGTTCCAGGTATTTGA
- the PAP1_2 gene encoding polynucleotide adenylyltransferase (EggNog:ENOG410PIVC~COG:A), whose translation MIQLTLAGASRSLDISSETHMFKNMCTSWAQYQPGINDLTITHVRNYDLPEDVFHPGETRPVRPKKKVIKKVEPTTTKRPIDAVDGQEIPENASKRRVSGNGITAAATA comes from the exons ATGATACAACTGACTCTCGCAGGGGCTTCTCGATCTCTAGATATCTCTTCTGAGACCCATATGTTTAAAAACATGTGCACTTCTTGGGCACAATATCAACCTGGCATCAACGACTTAACAATAACACACGTCCGCAA CTACGATTTACCGGAGGATGTCTTTCATCCTGGCGAGACCCGACCGGTTCGTCCGAAGAAGAAAGTAATCAAGAAGGTCGAGCCAACTACAACGAAAAGACCCATCGACGCCGTGGAC GGCCAAGAAATACCTGAGAACGCTTCTAAACGGCGGGTCTCTGGAAACGGGATCACTGCTGCCGCAACTGCGTGA
- a CDS encoding uncharacterized protein (EggNog:ENOG410PM3A~COG:I~BUSCO:9344at33183), whose product MGVTLFEPPPRDPSKSAIESILDLTPVTDIGPDVFTNTRPLWHPPGARGIYGGSAIAQCLAAAQLTVPPDFLPHSMHCYFVLSGDSSLPILYHVERVRDGKSFATRTVQARQQGRPIFTTTLSFDREGSGGEHLVKHETPIPKGYKFPDQNDETPGRGPFESRRIDVGNLPSRPEEKAVLQWVRARGKISEEGGLPAHLSALAYMSDSYFIGTVARVQSIPRFSSPQALKNTLSALKNPSDLDEQSITKYLKDLADQEARELASKDTAAGDSQALMVPKREIGMMVSLDHTIYFHDRRRFRADDWIFTEMTSPWAGEGRGLVMQKMWARDGTLIATCVQEGVVRLKQDKRASSSKL is encoded by the exons ATGGGAGTTACTTTGTTTGAGCCGCCTCCGCGAGATCCTTCAAAATCTGCGATTGAAAGCATCCTAGACCTCACTCCTGTTACTGACATTGGCCCA GATGTCTTCACCAACACCCGTCCGCTCTGGCACCCGCCGGGAGCGCGCGGAATATACGGCGGTTCTGCCATAGCACAATGCCTCGCAGCTGCACAGCTCACTGTCCCACCCGATTTTCTACCCCATAGCATGCATTGCTATTTCGTCCTATCCGGAGACTCGTCGCTTCCGATCTTATACCACGTGGAGCGGGTTCGCGATGGGAAGAGCTTCGCAACGCGCACGGTGCAGGCCAGGCAGCAGGGTCGGCCGATTTTCACCACTACTCTAAGCTTCGACCGCGAGGGCAGCGGCGGAGAGCATCTCGTTAAGCACGAGACCCCTATACCAAAGGGTTACAAATTTCCGGATCAGAATGATGAAACTCCCGGAAGAGGCCCATTTGAATCAAGACGCATTGATGTTGGTAATT TACCGTCCCGACCTGAGGAAAAGGCTGTCCTGCAGTGGGTCCGGGCGCGAGGTAAGATCTCCGAGGAAGGCGGACTTCCAGCACATTTGTCTGCGTTGGCATACATGTCAGACAGCTATTTCATTGGTACGGTAGCGCGGGTTCAGAGCATTCCCAGATTCTCATCGCCACAAGCGTTGAAGAATACACTATCCGCTTTGAAAAACCCGTCAGACCTTGATGAACAAAGCATTACCAAGTATCTTAAGGATCTCGCCGACCAAGAAGCCCGTGAGCTTGCGTCGAAAGACACAGCCGCCGGTGACTCACAAGCTCTCATGGTCccaaaaagagaaattgGCATGATGGTCAGTCTGGATCATACCATCTATTTCCACGATCGCCGTCGTTTCCGGGCCGATGATTGGATCTTCACAGAGATGACCAGCCCTTGGGCTGGTGAGGGCAGAGGACTTGTGATGCAGAAAATGTGGGCCCGTGACGGGACCTTGATTGCTACATGCGTGCAAGAG GGTGTTGTTCGCCTCAAGCAGGATAAGCGGGCCAGTAGCAGCAAGCTATGA